The following are encoded together in the Brassica napus cultivar Da-Ae chromosome A9, Da-Ae, whole genome shotgun sequence genome:
- the LOC111213920 gene encoding uncharacterized protein LOC111213920 has protein sequence MDRVPFLNVLKDVVGTLNESRKLFLKNKKLMFSVLVFPLLLNGLVYLFTVLAIKPEITNLIQESNLLPMMDPSSPEYIAQLMRVFADFRQFVVSSYFFSTVSFVIKLLSVLIIVHASALTHKDENVNLRDFPVLTLKSWKGPLVTYFYISLFSLGYWFLFFIILFPLLLLSSNFSSLATKSWSLFVLFALFESYLAIVWYLSLVISILEETYGFQALGKAAKIVKGMKPQLFLLNVIFGLLCFGLAQVVRLVDLRWSFAVTLTTGLVLVGSIFAVRMFQLVIYTVAYFQCKSLRGQDIESLRDVEYTKLSSTSLIGAALP, from the coding sequence ATGGATCGAGTTCCGTTCTTGAATGTTCTAAAGGATGTTGTGGGTACCTTAAATGAATCCCGCAAACTCTTTCTCAAGAACAAGAAGTTGATGTTCTCGGTCTTGGTATTCCCTCTCTTGCTCAATGGTCTAGTTTACTTGTTCACGGTCCTTGCCATCAAACCTGAGATAACAAACTTGATTCAAGAATCTAATTTGTTACCTATGATGGATCCAAGCAGCCCGGAATACATAGCTCAACTTATGAGAGTCTTTGCAGATTTTCGCCAGTTTGTGGTTTCTTCATACTTCTTTTCCACAGTCTCCTTTGTCATCAAACTTTTATCGGTTCTAATCATCGTCCATGCTTCAGCTCTTACTCATAAAGATGAGAACGTGAATCTCAGAGACTTTCCGGTTCTGACCCTTAAATCTTGGAAGGGACCTCTTGTGACCTATTTCTACATATCTCTCTTCAGTCTTGGCTATTGGTTTCTCTTCTTCATAATCCTTTTCCCTCTCCTTTTGTTGTCTTCAAATTTTAGTTCCTTAGCAACCAAGTCGTGGTCCTTGTTTGTTCTGTTTGCATTGTTCGAGTCCTATTTAGCTATCGTTTGGTACCTATCTTTGGTCATATCGATACTCGAGGAAACTTATGGATTCCAAGCTTTGGGGAAAGCTGCAAAGATCGTTAAAGGGATGAAACCACAACTATTCCTCTTGAATGTTATCTTCGGTTTATTGTGCTTCGGTTTAGCTCAGGTCGTGAGGCTGGTCGATTTGAGATGGTCGTTTGCGGTTACCTTAACCACCGGTTTGGTACTTGTGGGATCAATCTTTGCGGTGAGGATGTTTCAACTTGTGATTTACACCGTTGCATATTTCCAATGCAAGAGTCTCCGCGGCCAAGATATTGAGTCGCTGAGGGATGTTGAATATACGAAATTATCATCCACTTCTCTTATTGGAGCAGCATTGCCTTGA